The Chryseobacterium glaciei DNA window TTAATCGCTGAAACGAAAATTTTGTCTTTATAATCACAATTCATTTTATCCAATGTATCAGATAAATAAATTGACGGTGTTGCCAAAACCACAATATCACAGGCAGAAACCAACTCATTGATATCTGTTGTTAATTTTAAATTTTTAAGATTAAAAGTTGCCGCAGTAAGATAGCTCGGATTATGACCGCGAAGTTCGATCGCTCCTTTCACAAACTCACTTCTTACGCACCAATGTACGACTTTGCAGTTCTCAACAAGCATTTTTACAATCGCTGTTGCAAAACTTCCACTTCCCACAACACCCACGGAAACTTCATTTTTATTCTTTTTTGAATTTGAAGATTCTGAAATTATTTTCTTTTTCGTCATAATTGAAATGTGAACTGCAAATATATTAAAACAAAGATTCAACAAAGCTTTTCCTACGACGATAAACGCTATTTTCTGAAAAAATTAACACTTCAGAGCATAATTAATTTTTACACGAGTCTGTGCCATTTTGATAGAGACTTTTTTTAGACTGTATAAAATGTTATGGTTAGTTACTTATAATAAATCTTATTCACAATCCATACCATATTTAATGAAAAACAATCATAATAGCTTATTTTCAATTTATATTTGTTAAAATTAAATTTTATTAGAATTTTTTTCAACTCTTATTTAAATTATGACGAAAAACTTACTCATTTTTATATTCCTATATTCTACAGCAATGTGGGCACAAAAAACTGATGATCCGTACGAAAATCTGTACATGACCACTCTGACAGAAGTCGCTGCGAATGATATGCCCCGCGCACTCAAAATTGCAGATTCTATGACTGTAGCTGCAACAACACCTCAACATGAGGGAAGAAGCATAATGCTGACCGCCAGCCTTTATATGCAGCAAAGTAAATACAACGAAAGTATTAAGTTTGCGGAAAAAGCAAAAGATATTCTTGATACAACAGATAATTATGAACTTCAGGCAAAAATCCGAGGACTTTTGGCGACCGAATACAGAATCATAGGACTCTTACATCAATCTAAAAAGTATGCAGATGAGGGAATAAAAATAGCAGATAAAATCAATGATGCGAAGAAACAGGCACAGGTAAAATCTCTTTTCCTCCAAGAGTTGGCATATTACGAGATCAATAATAATAAAAATTATACGGCTGCCATTGCTTATCTTACTCAATCTCTGGAGTATTGTTCAAAAATTCCGGAGGATCAAATCAATCTGGGAAGAACGCACCAAATGTTGGGAGAAGTATATTGTTTTTATTTAAATAACTATAGTCTTGCAGAAAAACATTATCAAATCGCTTTGAAAAATCTTCCCGAATCTTATTATGTTATTGCACTTGTTCAGGAGGGATTAGGAAAAGTGCGATTTTCACAAAAACGGTATGATGAAGCTGAAAATTTTTTCTTAAAAGCTTTAAAATTTGCAGAAACAACCGATCATCCCGAAATGAAAAGAAGAATTTACAATGATATTTCAGAATATTATGAAAAAACAGGTCAGTATAAAAAAGCTGCCGTTTACAGGAAAAAACTCGCTGAATTAAATTGGGTTGAAGCTGAAAAGCATAGCCACACCGTTGACAGTGACTATAACAAAATTGAAAATGAAAACCAGCAATATGCAATTTGGGACAGCTCAAAAAATATTGCCATTGGCATTGCTTCTCTTTTGATTTTAAGTCTTATCGTAATTTTCATTATTAACAAAAAGAAGCAGAAAGCAGAATATCTTAAGTTTAAAACCATAATTGATCATTATAAGGAAAAAGAAGAATATGTTTTAGAAACAAAAATTGAAACTTCAGCACTTGATGAAAGTGAAGAAGAAAGAAGTTCAGATGAAATTGACGTTAAAAATAAACAGACAGATATTGCCATTAATAAAGAAACAGAAACAAAAATACTGGAATATCTTGATCAGTTTGAAAAAGATGAAATGTTTAATCAAAGTTATATTTCTCTTTCTTTCCTTGCTACGGAATTCAACACGAACAGCAAATACATTTCTTATGTGGTGAAAAAATATAAAAACACTGATTTTAAGAATTATGTCAATAAACTAAGGATCAATTACATCATTCACAAACTGAATACTTCAGAAAAACACAGAAAATATAAAATGGGAGCTTTGGCTGAAGAATGCGGTTTTTCATCACACAGTGCATTTGCAACTATTTTTAAATCTATTACAGGAATTTCACCTTCTACTTTTATTTCTTTTATCGAACAGGAAAAAGTAAAGAAAATTTAAATATAATTTCGATACAATTATTAATTTTTCACATGAGTCTGTACTTTACTAAAGTGCAGGCTTTTTTCATGCTTTTTTATCCTATTTTTCTTGCAATAAATTCAAAAATCATTTTTATTTTTCATTAAACCAAGATTATTTCATTTGCTTTCATTAAAAATTAAATTATTAAAAATCAAACATTTACAATTACAACCCTTTTGATTTTCCGAAAAACAGAAGGGTATTTCTTTCTTAATGAATTAGTTTCAGATAAATTTGCAAAACAATGTTAAGCATAATAACATTTGAACTAAAAACCCTATCATCCTATTAAAATACTTTTCTATTTCAGGTAAAAACTCATGTAGAAATCAACAATAAAATTTCCCTTTTATCATACGCTGCAAATGATTCTATTACAATTAAAATATCCCAATTAATTAAACACATAATTGAGTCCTACTATTCCAAATCTGGAATACAGCAAATCATTACACAAAAAATTTAGACCAAGATTCTAAGAATTACAAAAATGAAAAAACAACTATTAACAACTTTCACTTTGGCAATCGGCATATCTGTAGTTGCCAAAGTCGAAATTAATGTCGGAACATCAACATTAAATATTACGAAACTAGTATAAAAAATTACTCCTTTTAATCCTCAGAGTAATTCCATAAATCAACCATTCAAAAAAGCAATGTGCTAACATTTATAATTTATTAAACCACTATTATGAAAAAAAAATTATCGCTGGCTGTCACACTATTTTTAAGTGTATACTCTTACGCGCAAGTTGGTATCAACACAGCAGCCCCAGCAGCAACATTCGACATTGTAGCTAAAGGGAATGCAACTACCGCAGAAGGTATCATTGCTCCAAGACTTACAGGACTGGAAATCAAAACTGCTACCAGTAGTTCACTTTACACTACAGCACAGAGCGGTGCTATAGTGTATGCAACTTCGGCTCAGCCGGTAACACCAATTACACCAGCTTCCGCTAATGTGAGCGCTCCCGGCTATTATTATTGGGATGGAGCTTTGTGGCAGAAATTTGATATCAATTTATATCAACACGATGGTTCTTTAGCTGCAAATCGTGTTGTATCTATGGCTGATAAAACTTTGAGCTTTAATCCCGGAACAACACAATTGGTAAACCAGTTCAGCGTAGATGGCAATACATTTTCAGTTGATGCCCTAAACAACAGAATAGGTATTAATAATTCTGCCCCATTTAATGAATTGAGTTTGAGTAATAACACCTTTGGTTCCAATCAAACAGACGTTAACGGAAAGAAATTTGCAATTTACAACGGCGGAAATGCCGATTTCTATGGTCTTGGGATAAGCTCAGGCATACTTCAGTTCCACGCTGCCTCTACTCCTAATGAAGCGCCAGGAATGGTATTAAATGGTTATGGTTACTTAGGAGTAGGGCTTATGGGAGCAGATCCTACCCATAGACTTCATATCATTCCTGAACTGGGATTCGATCCTGTACGTATACAAGGTTTGAATGAGGATCTTACCGCTCCAAACGTATTGGCTGTTACCAGTACAGGTGTGTTTAAAACAATTCCAAAAACAGGCTTAGGTGCTGCCAGTTTATGGACACTTACCGGAAATAACTTATATCCTGCAACCCTTACCAATAATGTCGGTATTGGGACTACTACTCCTTCTTCTTTATTACAGGTAAATGGAACAATTACCGCTAACAGGATTCAGGGTCCTTCGGATTCACGATTTAAAAAGAATGTCACCCCAATTAAAAACGCTTTAGAAAAAGTAATATCATTAGGCGGATATACTTATGACTGGAAAGATGCATCTGAATTTCCTAACCAGTCCATCGGTAAAGGACACGACATGGGGGTAATCGCACAGGAAGTAGAAAAAGTATTCCCGGAAGCGGTAACAACCAACAAGGAAGGTTATAAAGCAGTGAATTACCAAGCGTTAGTGCCTGCACTTATTGAGGCGATCAAAGCACAACAAGCACAGATCAATGCACTACAGGCACAGGTAAACAAGCTTACCAAATAAGAATAAATTTTAAGGATTATTTGTGACAGTTGCTGAAATATGAACTATGCATAACTGATCCATAATTAAAATATATAACAATGGAAAAATTTAAAAAAACCATACAGGAGTTACTCGCATTAATGCTGATGCTGATGATACTGCCGCTCAATGCGCAGAATAACACAGCAACAGTCAACGGTGCATGGGACAACTGCGCCACATGGAACAGCCCGCCTGCCATATATAACAATTCATCTTCTAATAAAATCATAAATGCCTCTGTAAATGTAACTCTGAACAGCAATTGGTATGCACAAGGAGCAGATCTGGCAGCTTTGGGAGGAATAGATTTTCAAGGTGCCAACTGGCTGGATTTTACTGGATCTGGTACTAACCAAACCTGTATTGGAACTCTTGCAACTTTATCTTGTAATGGCGGAACACAGTCTGACATCACAATTAGTGAAGGTCAAGCTATCCCCGCAGGAACGACCCGAACCATCCCTTACACAGGCGGAAACGGAGGAAGTTACCCAGCAGGAAGTTGGAGTGCAAATGGTATTACCGCAGATTTACCAGCAGGAAACTTTGCCGTGGGCAATGGCAATCTGGTTTTTAACCTGAGTGGAACACCTACTGCAAACGGCACCATAAACATACCTATTACAGTAGCTGGCATTAGCTGTAACCTTACCGTAAGTGTATTAGCACCTATACCTTTAACTATTACAAGTGTCGGATTTAATTTTTCACCTAATTATCCGACTCAATATCCATCCAATATCATTTATCGACACAATTCTTCATCTCCCGAAATATGGAACGGTTCTTATACTACTCCTCAAACTGCAGCAGTCCAATTTACTTATTATTTCCCCAATGGAATAAGAGTTGTTGCGAGTAGCGGGGCACCTATTTATTTCCCAGGTGCTACCACATTTAATGCCGCAGCTAACATGAGAATGGTCGTGTATGCAGGATGGATATATCCGGGCGTTAATACACTTACATGGTCTCTTTATAGAGTAAGCACTGGTATTAACGTTAACTTCATAGGCTCACATACCATAAATGTGCTTGGGACAAACCTGATATTTGGTTATCAAACAATCAGAACAGGGATTTAATCCGATGAGTGTTTAAAGAATGAAGTCATGGTAATTAAAAAGGAATAAGATTTAAAGATTTAAAAATTTCATATCAATGCAACGTCCGGTTTAATAATCGGACATTTTTTATAAAAAGCATTACAAAACAAGATTCATAATGTTATAGTTAAGCTAAAATTAGATCTTAAAATTTAATAATCAGATATTTAATTATTAAAAAAATAAACAATAGAAATGAACATTTATCGTTAATTAAGATAGCAATTAAGTTAAAAAATGAGATGAATAAATATTTGCTTCATGACATCTAAACAACAAATACGTTAGATATTTATCAAAAAATAGCCCTTAAAACTTATTTTTAATTAAATTTGCAAGCTTAAAACCGTTTTTTTAATATACTAAGAGAAGAAATATGAAGAAATTTCTAAGCAGCAAGAAGAACATAAACATCCTTCTGGGAGGACTTTTATTTGTTGTTTTTGCACAAGGACTTTTCATAGCCAAACTATTTTCTGACAGAGATAATAAAACCTATGAAGTAAACCTTGTAAAAATAAACACTGAAAAAGACAGTGTAGACTACTTAAAAATGAAAACAGATTTAGGTCTTGTAGATCAAACTGTTGCTCAACTCAATTCATTCTTAAAATCAAAAGATATTTCGAATGAAAAGCTAACAATCCTTAGCAAAGACAGTATTTCGAGTTCTGTTTATCTGGCAAAACAATCTAACCGATACAGCCAGTATTTGATGGACTTACAGAAAAAATTAATGCAAGTTCCGCTGGGAATGCCTACAGAAGGTCATATCTCATCAAATTTCGGAATCAGAAAAAATCCTATTCCTTTCAAAACTGTTTACGCATCTGTAAGATCCGGTGCATCTTCAGAATCTAAACCTGCCACTGTTGCTGCAGCTCCAAAACCTGAAGTAAAAGCAGAACCCGTTGAAAAAACAATCGAATTAACCGACAGTTACGGAAATAAGCGAGAAGTAAAAGTAATGGTTACACCAAAATCAGCTCCTGTTGCTTCGGCTCCTGCAAGTACTTCTACAAAAACTATTGCCAGTAATTCAAATTCAGGATCTAAAGTTCCTGTTGTTGAAAAAAATAATCCACCCGCTGAGGCCGATCAGATGCAGTTTCACAAAGGTCTGGACATTGGTGTTGCTTTTGGTTCTGATGTTATCGCAACCGCTGCCGGAATTGTAATTTTCTCAGGACAGAAAGGTGGTTACGGAAACTGTGTAATCATTTCTCACGGAAATGGACTGGCTACATTATACGGACATTTATCTCAGTTAGTAGCGAAAGTTAATGAAAAAGTAAAAGTGGGTCAGGTCATCGCAAAATCCGGAAATTCAGGACGTTCCACAGGACCGCATCTTCATTATGAAGTACACAAAAACAATACGCCGGTAAATCCGAAATTGTTTATGAATTTATAAAAAGTAAGGCTGCCCAATGGACAGCCTTTTTATTGCTATAAATTTGATTGAGGAACATATAAATAACAGAAGTTATTTATGGAAATTCAACATTCAAAATCTTTTTGGTTTTTCTATCGAATGCCACATTGATAAAAGGAAAAAGAGTGTCTCTTTTACTTACTTCCCTGATTAATACTGTATGGCCTAAATTTGAATCATCAATAAACTCAAATCCCTGAAATTGTATTTCTTTAATTGGCCCTAGTTTTAAATCCATAGTAGAAAGCCCATCTTTTACTAATTTATCCTGAGGTCTAAACTTGGGAGCAAACATTTCAAGGATTCCATCATAATTTTTATTTATTAAAAACGAATTAAACTTATCAACTTCAGGATAAATATCTTTTATTTCCTGCAATTCTTGTTTAGAGAAAGATTTTGAAATATTGGTACCATCAGGTAAAAGTATTTTTATTTTAATTAAATCATACTTATCCGGGTTTTGATTTTGATAAATTGTATATGCAATATTTGATGCATTAGATATTACTCTTTGAGGCTGTTTATCTATCAGTTCACTACCTTTAATTATTACCTCAAAATAATCACTACTTTTTCCATTAAAGGCTTCCACGCCTTTCATAGTATTAACATAACCTCCATAAAACTTCTGAACTTCTTCAACAGACTTTTTATCTTCGGGTGTTGTGGTTAATTTATTACAACTTATCAAAAATAGCAATAATAAAAAGGGTAAGATTTTAATTGATCTCATGTATTGATTATTAGTTAATTTTTAAAATTCCTGTTACCTGCTTAAAGCTTTATAAAAGCGACTTTTCAATGAAAACCTCCAACCCAAACAGAAAGTTCAAATATAACGAAAATGTTTATTTTGTAAATCCCAAATAAACTAAAAGTACATACAGTAATTGCATGTACTTTTGGCTTATTTTAAAATCTTAAGAGTTCCTTTCGGATGATCTGATGATCCATCTGCTTTCAAGATATTTGAATAAATAACATTCTTATTATAATCCTGAATGTTGACAACGTTTACACCAACTTTAGGTTCATACCAATAAACCATAAAAACATTTTTTGCAATTTCTGTTGCTGTATATTCAACAGTATCTGAAAGTCCCTTAACTTCACCTTTTGTTCCGACAAAAGACATCGTTTTATTGTCTTTAAAATCTAAAATAAATTGAGCGGTTCCAAAGTTAACTTCCACTTTTCGTCCAATTGCGGGATAAGGTGATCTTAAATCCCAATTCATTTCACCTAAGAAAACTTTCACTCCCATCACCAATTCATCTTTTCCGGGAAGACTTGGATATTTATTAACCATGAAATTAACAATTGCTTCTGAAGTTTTATTTTCTGTGACTGCTTTTTTATAGTTTTCAAGATAATTTTTAACAAAATCCAACGAGTTTGGAGAAAGAGTCAGTTTTGCAAAATGGGAAGGTACAACCTGTGTCGGGTTCAATGCTTTCATGGCATCAATTTGCCCGATCCATTGATCAATAGCTTTTTGATTCTGTGTATCGGCCATCCAGAGATGAGAGTCTACAGAAACTGAAATACCGCCTACAACTGTTTTCAAAGAAGGAATCCAAAGAAAACTATGCGCTGAATCATCAGGATTTTGTTTAATTTCAATTTTATTCCCTTCCAAATCAAGAATTGAATTTACCGCTTCCGGAATAATAATTTCAGAAGGCGAATCTTCTTTCAGTTGAGGTTTCCAAACTCCCAGTTTATCATCTTTTGAAGCCGAAATAAGATAAGCCGTTTGTGCGGTGGAAATAATTCTCACATTTGGAAAAGCTTTCTTAATAACATCCAATCCGAAATAAAAATCAGGGTCGCTGTGCGAAATAAAAACCGTTTTCAGATTCTTTCCTGTCGCTTTTATTTCCTTAACAAGTTCCTCAGCATATTTCTTTTGAAACTGAGCATCAATGAGAATTGCATCTTTATCTCCGTAAATTATTGTTGAGGTAATGGGAAAAATCGCTTTTGAACCCGGATTGTAAACTTTAATCTTTAAATTTCCAGCAAATACAATGCTTACAAAACCCAATAAGATTATTAATGATAATAATTTCTTTCCTAACATTATTGTTTTTTTAATTAATAAGCAGCTGTAAAACGTTCGCGAATATGGTTATTTTGCTCTAATTCATCAACCAAAACTACCGCAACATCTTCTACAGAAAGGATACTTCTTCCCTCTTCATTTAAAACGGGTGTTTCCAAAGAAGTTCTGTATTTACCTGTTCTTGATCCTACATTTGCCTGATTCATTTCAATAGCAGGGCTAAAGAATGTCCAGTCTAATGTATTATTTTCTTTGATTTTATTTAAATAATCTCTTGCTGCAGTTGCTCCCGGCTTGTATGCCTCAGGAAAATCCGGAGTATCAACAATCTGAACGCCATCTGCAATATAAAGACTTCCTGCGCCACCAACTGTAATAAATCTTTTAACGCCAGCTTTTTCAACCGCTTTCTCGATGTTTTCAGAACCTGTAAGGAAATCGTTGTAAAGATTTGGGTTCGTCCAACCTGCATTGAATGTGCTGATAACCGCATCGCTTCCTTTTAACGCTTCAGATAGTTCATCTATGTTATTTACATCGATACTTTTTGCAGACACTTTATCGTTTTGCTCTACTTTAGAAGCATCTCTCACGATAGCTTCTACCGCATATCCTCTGTTTGCTAATTCATTTACGACTTGAGTTCCTACAAATCCTGTTGCACCAATTACTGCTACTTTTTTCATAATATTTTATTTTAAATTAATTGTAATAAAACTTGTTACATTTATAGATAAAAAATTTTAATCGAACTGATCAGTGAATTGCTTCAATGATTTATCTCCTAAAAATTTTACTACTAATTGATCTGTTTCTACAAACAAATCATTCAGATGATTATTGATTTCACGGCCGACGCTACAAATGGGATTCGGATTATTATTCTTCTTCCCTAACACTTCAGAATTTTTCACTGCTGAATAAATTTCAGAAATCGTTATAGAATCTGCACCTTTTGAAAGCTGGCTTCCACCCTCTTTGCCCTGTCTGCTCGTTATTAAACCCGCTTCCCTAAGAACGCTGATCTCTTTACGAACAACCGCCGGATTTATATTGATACTACCCGCCATCCACTCAGAAGTTAACCACTCCTGCGGACTTTTGGCCAGTAAGGTCATAATATGTATCGCCGTAGCAAATCTTGTATTGTTCATCTTAATTTCATGGCAAAGATAGACAAATTTTTCAAATGTAACAAATTTTATTACAGTTAAATTTTTCTTAAAGAATTAATTTATCTAAATCCAGCAATAAATAATTGATATTCTGATTAATCGTTCGTGTGGCCGATTGCATTTGATTCAACATGGCAGCCCGATTATGAAGATCATCCGCTCGGTAATATCCGCCATCACTGAAAATAACCGACTGATCAGCTTCTGTTTTACTGTCATCAAACTGATAATGCAACCATCTTTCTTTCATACTCTGAATAATAGAATGTGTTTCTTTATTCGAAAACTTTTTCTCAGTGTACATGTACCAAATGAATGGCGGAAAGTTCGGAGATTCCAATTTTTCTTTCCAAATATCTCTTAAAAGGTTTCTTGAATGTACGAATTCAACCTTTTTACCTTTCGGATTTAATGTTGCTAAACCAAAACCTGCTCCCAAAGCTCCACCACCAATATCAATTGCACTGCTCCATGCGTCATCCTTTACAATTCCTCCAGCGATAGATGCGGCCGCACCGGCAACAATTGAATATAAAATCAGTTTATTACTTTTTGAATCATTAAGATTATCAACATAATTTCCAATTTGGGCAACGCGCTCTCCTTCGCAGTCGAATTCTGCGGCTACAGCATCCAATTCGGTCAGCGAGATGGTTATTTTGCTATTAATCCTTGTTTTAAGCTGTAAAACTTTAACCTGAGAACTCAAAGAAGAATCTTTTTTAAGTTCCATAATTTGATGTACCTCATCAAGATTATCCAACGCATTTAAAATCAAAATACTTTGATCAGAAAACATAGGTTTAAGATCTTTATTCGCTAATAAAATAGAATCTGAATTATATGAAGGTAATTTATTAGGATAGTTATATTGAAAAGGAGCCTTGCAATAGCTGTCTTTCAAGGTAAGAATATTCTGCTTTATAGCCTGATTTTTCTTGGAAACACAGGAGGTGATTACACTAAGAACGGTTAAAAGGTAAAATATTTTTTTCATTCAGATTTGTTTTATTTGTGTAAAGGTTAGAATCACCTTTAATTGATTAACTCAATACGAATATAACAAAATAAAAAAATTTACCCGAAGTTCAGGTAAATTTTTAATT harbors:
- a CDS encoding NAD(P)-dependent oxidoreductase encodes the protein MKKVAVIGATGFVGTQVVNELANRGYAVEAIVRDASKVEQNDKVSAKSIDVNNIDELSEALKGSDAVISTFNAGWTNPNLYNDFLTGSENIEKAVEKAGVKRFITVGGAGSLYIADGVQIVDTPDFPEAYKPGATAARDYLNKIKENNTLDWTFFSPAIEMNQANVGSRTGKYRTSLETPVLNEEGRSILSVEDVAVVLVDELEQNNHIRERFTAAY
- a CDS encoding peptidoglycan DD-metalloendopeptidase family protein, which gives rise to MKKFLSSKKNINILLGGLLFVVFAQGLFIAKLFSDRDNKTYEVNLVKINTEKDSVDYLKMKTDLGLVDQTVAQLNSFLKSKDISNEKLTILSKDSISSSVYLAKQSNRYSQYLMDLQKKLMQVPLGMPTEGHISSNFGIRKNPIPFKTVYASVRSGASSESKPATVAAAPKPEVKAEPVEKTIELTDSYGNKREVKVMVTPKSAPVASAPASTSTKTIASNSNSGSKVPVVEKNNPPAEADQMQFHKGLDIGVAFGSDVIATAAGIVIFSGQKGGYGNCVIISHGNGLATLYGHLSQLVAKVNEKVKVGQVIAKSGNSGRSTGPHLHYEVHKNNTPVNPKLFMNL
- a CDS encoding tail fiber domain-containing protein, with product MKKKLSLAVTLFLSVYSYAQVGINTAAPAATFDIVAKGNATTAEGIIAPRLTGLEIKTATSSSLYTTAQSGAIVYATSAQPVTPITPASANVSAPGYYYWDGALWQKFDINLYQHDGSLAANRVVSMADKTLSFNPGTTQLVNQFSVDGNTFSVDALNNRIGINNSAPFNELSLSNNTFGSNQTDVNGKKFAIYNGGNADFYGLGISSGILQFHAASTPNEAPGMVLNGYGYLGVGLMGADPTHRLHIIPELGFDPVRIQGLNEDLTAPNVLAVTSTGVFKTIPKTGLGAASLWTLTGNNLYPATLTNNVGIGTTTPSSLLQVNGTITANRIQGPSDSRFKKNVTPIKNALEKVISLGGYTYDWKDASEFPNQSIGKGHDMGVIAQEVEKVFPEAVTTNKEGYKAVNYQALVPALIEAIKAQQAQINALQAQVNKLTK
- a CDS encoding Rrf2 family transcriptional regulator, producing the protein MNNTRFATAIHIMTLLAKSPQEWLTSEWMAGSININPAVVRKEISVLREAGLITSRQGKEGGSQLSKGADSITISEIYSAVKNSEVLGKKNNNPNPICSVGREINNHLNDLFVETDQLVVKFLGDKSLKQFTDQFD
- a CDS encoding MBL fold metallo-hydrolase encodes the protein MLGKKLLSLIILLGFVSIVFAGNLKIKVYNPGSKAIFPITSTIIYGDKDAILIDAQFQKKYAEELVKEIKATGKNLKTVFISHSDPDFYFGLDVIKKAFPNVRIISTAQTAYLISASKDDKLGVWKPQLKEDSPSEIIIPEAVNSILDLEGNKIEIKQNPDDSAHSFLWIPSLKTVVGGISVSVDSHLWMADTQNQKAIDQWIGQIDAMKALNPTQVVPSHFAKLTLSPNSLDFVKNYLENYKKAVTENKTSEAIVNFMVNKYPSLPGKDELVMGVKVFLGEMNWDLRSPYPAIGRKVEVNFGTAQFILDFKDNKTMSFVGTKGEVKGLSDTVEYTATEIAKNVFMVYWYEPKVGVNVVNIQDYNKNVIYSNILKADGSSDHPKGTLKILK
- a CDS encoding tetratricopeptide repeat protein — its product is MTKNLLIFIFLYSTAMWAQKTDDPYENLYMTTLTEVAANDMPRALKIADSMTVAATTPQHEGRSIMLTASLYMQQSKYNESIKFAEKAKDILDTTDNYELQAKIRGLLATEYRIIGLLHQSKKYADEGIKIADKINDAKKQAQVKSLFLQELAYYEINNNKNYTAAIAYLTQSLEYCSKIPEDQINLGRTHQMLGEVYCFYLNNYSLAEKHYQIALKNLPESYYVIALVQEGLGKVRFSQKRYDEAENFFLKALKFAETTDHPEMKRRIYNDISEYYEKTGQYKKAAVYRKKLAELNWVEAEKHSHTVDSDYNKIENENQQYAIWDSSKNIAIGIASLLILSLIVIFIINKKKQKAEYLKFKTIIDHYKEKEEYVLETKIETSALDESEEERSSDEIDVKNKQTDIAINKETETKILEYLDQFEKDEMFNQSYISLSFLATEFNTNSKYISYVVKKYKNTDFKNYVNKLRINYIIHKLNTSEKHRKYKMGALAEECGFSSHSAFATIFKSITGISPSTFISFIEQEKVKKI